ACTGACAAGGTCTCACATCctgcccctcttcctcctcttcctcctccagctctccctcctcctcttctttttctacCCTATCTGTCATACagctgtcctcctctgtccttgtgtgaCCCAGCAAGGTCCTAGTCCTACTTTTCTGGCTTGACTTTTCCTTAACATCAAGGGAAGACCCAGCTTCTCttctatcatcatcatcctcttcttcttcttcctcctcctcctcctcctcctcttcctcctcttctctctcttcctcttcctcttcattttcctcctcctcctcctcctcctcaacatcttcatcctcatcttcatgcTCTTCTATGGCCACTGTCAGCCCTAACTTACTATGGCTCGCTAGctgaaaaaaggaggaagagtgtGGTGTGGACGGGCAGGCTGAGAGCGCTGCATCATACATGGAGAACGGGAGGTGGAGGTAGTGTCCTGCAGCGGCTGCTGCTGCGTAGATGCAGCAACATGTCTGAGCACAGTCAGGGCGTAGATCCCCCTGTCCTCCGCGGACCATTCGGAAGCGCTTACGAAAGGGCGGGCCGGCTTGGGGTGCCATGCAGATCCGGGTGGGTGATGCTCCGTGGAGTGCCTGGTTAGCAGGGTTAGCACCAGGCGCCGGGACGCAGGGGCCAGTGGTGAATGCTGGGTTGGGTGGGAAGCACCACTCGGTGCTCTGGAGAATAATCTCTGCTCGCAAGCGCCGAAGGAGGTTGTTAACGAGGACGGAGCGGCGGAGGAAGGCCTCGGGGTCGTCGATGAACCGCATCTTCTCCAGGGAGAGGCGCAGCACATGGGCACGCTCCTCCAAGACTGGTGCAACCTGAAGGACATTGTCCCGTTAGATCTATGTAACCTGGGCAGTTGTGTTTAAACAGCCAGCAGTtcagattcaattcaattcaattgcaTTATCCAACCAATTGTTAAATGACTTGTGCAAGAGTAATATGTAAAGCTCAACAGATGGTTTTATGCCCggaaaacattcacatttttaaattattttttaagaaCATAGGCTACATGGTATCACGTTAAGGGCATATGGTCAAAATCGTAATAATAACAATTGGTCAATTGGTAAGAAATCTAGAGtgatgagaaaagaaaatgctcaAAGATGTACTGACTGCCAGTAAATCTCAGTGTCGGTATTCTAGGTGTAGAACTTATCCACCATATCGTGTTAATGGAAACAATCTTCAGTGGTGATGTAAAGTTCTGATGCATCATAAGTGTCTGTAACACTTTAGAGACTGACAACATCTTTATAAAATCATTTGAAAGATGGTACAATTGATTTTGTACAATAATAGCTGTAACTATTTACAGCAGTACAGTCTAGTGCAGTTAGTAAAGAGTATGGCATTGTAATAAGGGCACTTATGTATAATACACTGtgcaatgaatgtgtgtgttaatactTACAGTTTGGCAGTACGTCCTGAAGCTGAATCGaggctcatcatcatcatcaacaaacTTCCTCTTGAAGTATGCAATCCTTGATACTGAAACATGATCAGGAACTCGCCTGCAGGGTGCTTCTGCAGAAAGAGCATacgtttgtctttttaaaacacCTAATTTGTCAAAAATGCAGTAAAAGACAATGATATAGAATTGAACTGCACATCAAACTTAACACATTTTAGATGccttcataaaataaatataataaaaaaggttttatctATAAGAATAGATAGTTTCAGTCTGATCAGAAAGGTCAGCAGTCACCCTCGAGTAGCCTTCGAGGCAGCAGGCTATTCTGGAAGAACCAGTTTCTTTGGTAACTCGGTTGATACTGAAATGAACTGTTTGACTGgcaatgtaaataaatgaatcctTAAAATCACCCCAAGCAAGTTCACCATCTGCTGCAACCTCAACGCAGTACCGCTGCATGCTTAGCTTAATCTTACATTTTGACTGATGGAGTGCACCTACAATGCTACAACAGCTGGGCCGTGACAGGCAAATACTGACGGATGGTTGGACAAATGAGTCAAATTTTCAGGTCTAAAAACTAAGAACGATCAGATGTGGTGCAAAACTATTGGTAAAAACTCTGTGGACAATCTGATTAAATCCAATGTACATGAATGACTGAACGAATAAATAATCTGTGTTTGGGCTCTGCACCTTGCGTGAATTGCTCTGCAGAGCCGCATGGTGGCGCTGTGTTTGACAGGCAGGTCTTAGTGCAGCGCTCCGACTCCCATATAGGCTGGTATGTGGTGAGTGGAGGGTCTCCTTCTGGGTCCAGGAAAGGATTCATGGACAAAACTAGGGTCATCTCTGTCTCCGATTCAGGTCtggtaaagaaaagaaacagaacaGAATGGAGATCAGCACAATTACCGAAACAACGAAGCAGGTCAAACCCCTAACAAGTTTGAAAATCTAAACATAAAAATACTCCATGATTATAATAGACGAGACAACGAGAGATGAATTAAAAGCCTTGATGAACTAAGGTGAAATTAGTTTCCCTCACTATATTTAGTTAAATAATTTGAATACTATTAGTTATCTCAATAAGTTTGCTAACTATTTATTAACACACGTTATCTCCATAAATCGCATATGCTCTCCTAATGATGTGATAAATGTTAACAAGATGTTTGTCTACGATACTGGCAAGTGAGCCTGTGTTGCGTGGAGGAATAACCAGCTTCTGCGCATGCTGCATGACAAATCTGAGCGATATATGGTGAGCACAAAATAAATTGGCAGATGGCTGGCAACTCTGATATGCGTGGTACTGTTACAAGTGGGACACAGATGGGAGCGATGACACCCACTCACACCACAAATTCCCTATTGATTAGCTAGTAGGAGAGTGAGCGAGATGTTTGACACGCGGTTGCTCGGTGAAatggatcacacacacatcaagtatTGCACTGCAAGGCTGTGTCAACAGCGTG
The genomic region above belongs to Cyclopterus lumpus isolate fCycLum1 chromosome 22, fCycLum1.pri, whole genome shotgun sequence and contains:
- the sertad4 gene encoding SERTA domain-containing protein 4; its protein translation is MTLVLSMNPFLDPEGDPPLTTYQPIWESERCTKTCLSNTAPPCGSAEQFTQEAPCRRVPDHVSVSRIAYFKRKFVDDDDEPRFSFRTYCQTVAPVLEERAHVLRLSLEKMRFIDDPEAFLRRSVLVNNLLRRLRAEIILQSTEWCFPPNPAFTTGPCVPAPGANPANQALHGASPTRICMAPQAGPPFRKRFRMVRGGQGDLRPDCAQTCCCIYAAAAAAGHYLHLPFSMYDAALSACPSTPHSSSFFQLASHSKLGLTVAIEEHEDEDEDVEEEEEEEENEEEEEEREEEEEEEEEEEEEEEEDDDDRREAGSSLDVKEKSSQKSRTRTLLGHTRTEEDSCMTDRVEKEEEEGELEEEEEEEGQDVRPCQWDSNATERVLPKVRFWHRRAQRQ